The region CTATCTGGATTCCGCCCGTCCTACAGCAGTTAATTTATCGTGGGCTTTAAAACGGATGGAGCAGGTGGTTTTAAAAAACAAGGATAAAACGGTTTCTGAGATCGTAGAACTTCTCCATAAAGAAGCAATCGAGATCAGGGAAGAGGATATCTGGGTCTGCAGGATGATAGGAGAATATGGCTTGTCTCTTGTAAAGCCGGGAGACGGTCTGCTGACTCACTGCAATGCCGGACAGCTGGCAACTGTAAAGTACGGAACGGCAACCGCTCCCATGTATTTAGGTCACGAAAAAGGCTATGGCTTCCGCATTTTTTCCGATGAGACCAGACCCCTTCTTCAAGGGGCGCGGCTGACTTCTTTCGAATTAAAGGAATCAGGCCTTGATGTCACAGTGATCTGTGACAATATGTCGGCTACCGTCATGAGAAACGGCTGGGTGGATGCTGTATTTGTAGGCTGTGACCGGGTAGCGGCCAATGGGGATACGGCAAACAAAATCGGGACCTCCATGGTGGCCCTGGCAGCTAAGCGCTATGGAGTGCCCATGTATATCTGTGCCCCCACCTCCACCATTGATATGAGCACCCCTACGGGCAAGGAGATCCACATTGAGGAGCGTCCTGCTGAGGAAGTGGTTGAAATGTGGTATAAAAAGCGGATGGCACCGGAAGGGGTAAAGGTATTTAATCCTGCGTTTGATGTGACGGACAATGATCTGATCGCAGGAATCGTGACGGAGTACGGGATCGCCAAAGCACCTTACACAGAATCATTAAAAGAAATATTCAGAAAAAAGGAAGAGGCCCTGAAAGCTAAGGAAATGTAAACTGCAGTCTGGCCATGAAGGAACATGAGGCAGCATACATACCTGCCATAGGGAAATACAGTATATCCGCCGGATTATGATGGCAAAAGCTGAACTTTGCATAAGAAAAAAGAGGATGTCTCAAAGGAACTGGGACATCCTCTTGCCAAAATCAGGCTATGCTTCCGTTGCTTCGTAAAGCTCTACATCATTTTTGGAAAGGTATTCTCTCCACTGTTCGTCCATTCGTTTGTCAGTGACCAGACCCGTGATGGTTTCAAAGCCTGATATCCGTATGAATGAGGTCTTATCGAATTTGGAGTGGTCTGCAATTAAGTAAACGTGATTGCTCCTGGTCATCAGTATCTGGCGTATAGCGGCAATGGCTTCATTGGAATCGGTGATCCCGTGCTCCATGGAAACGCTCCGGCAGGACATAAAGGTTTTGTCCAGGTAAAAGGATTCCAAATTCTTAAGGGCTGTATTGCCTACAAAAGCCTTGTCCCGGGGGGTATAGGAGCCTCCGATGGAAATCAGGCGGATATCCTCTTTGTCATACAGCTCATTGATGATCAGGAGGGAATTTGTTACCACAGTGAGACGCATTCCCTGTAAGGTCTTAGCCAGTTGAAGGGCCGTGGTAGAGGCATCCAGGAAAATTGAGTCCCCGTTGTGTATGATTGACAGGCACTTCTTTGCGATGGACTGCTTGCTTTCCATATATGCGGTTTCCCGGATTGTTAAATCTACGTTATTCTCAACCCCGTCTTGTATGAATGCACCGCCGTATGTTCTGGTCAGGAACCCGTCATCTTCCAATTGCTTTAAATCCCGCCGGATGGTTTCTTCGGTCACGGAGAAAATTTTGGAAAGTTCGGTCACTGTTACGCTTTTCTTTTCTAAAATAATATCTTTGATCTTGGCCTTCCTCGTTACTGCTAACATAGGCATGTTCCTTTCTTTATAACAAAAAATGTTTATTTAAAAATAAAATACAATATAAAACCATAAGAATCAGGTGGTATATGAGTATATTGTATAATTTTTTTGACGAAATGTAAAGAAGAAATGGATGAAATAAAAATAAAACGGTATAAACGGAAATAAAACAACATAAAACATTGACAAACAAACATAAAAGTGGTAAAAATACAGTATAAAAGATGAGAGTTCCGACAGAGAGAATGCGTAATTGTTTGGACTTTGGAGGTAAAGATATGATGACAGTTCAAGGCAAAAAGTACATGTCTGATTTTGAAGCCAAAAAGGCAATTTTGGACATCGGCAGACGCATGTACGACAAAGGCTTTGTAGCCTCGAATGATGGAAACATTAGCTGTAAGGTAGGGCCGAACACCATCTGGACGACGCCGACCGGGGTATCTAAGGGATTTATGACACAGGATATGCTGGTGAAAATGGATTTAAACGGAAAAGTGCTGATGGGAAGATGGAAGCCCTCATCGGAAGTAAAAATGCATCTGAGAGTCTATAAGGAAAATCCCGATGTGCAGGCAGTCACCCATGCCCACCCGCTGGTTGCCACCAGCTTTGCCATTGCCGGAATCAGCCTGGATGCGGCGGTCCTTACGGAAGCGGTCCTGGGGCTTGGATCTATCCCGGTTGCAAAATACGCAACGCCCGGCACGGATGAAGTTCCTGATTCCATTGCCCCTTTTGTGAATACCCATAATGGTGTACTTCTTGCAAATCACGGGGCGCTTACCTGGGGAAAAGATATTTACCAGGCATTTTACAGACTGGAATCCATTGAGTATTATGCGACGATATTGATGTATACGGGTAATATCATCGGACGCCAGAATCTTCTTTCCTGTGATCAGGTAAATAAGCTGCTTGATATCCGGCATAAGCTTGGCATTACAGCTGGAGGCATTCCACCCTGTGCCATAGAGGAAACAAATATGAGGGATGTGGTTTCCGCTGCAGATGCCCGTCCGGCTGAGACGGCAGCGCCTGTATTAAAGGGAGTAACCTCTATCGTAAGGCCGGGAGAGAACCTGGCGCCAACCGGCTGTGGATGCACCGGTGTAACAAGGCAGGTTCTGCCTGCGGAGGAAGTGAAGCCTGTGCAGGCGGAGGCGTTAGGCAAGGCAAAGGAGGAAATCATAGCCGAAGTAGTGAGAAGAGTGACAGAGCAGCTAAACTAGGAGGCAGATTATGGAAATTGGGGCAAAAGAGATAGAACTGATTGTAAGGGAAGTGCTTGCCGGCATAGAAAGCAGGGGCCCAAAGCTTTCTTATATTCCCGCTCAAAGTGATAACGGGGTATTTGAACGTGTGGAGGATGCGATTGGTGCAGCCCACACAGCCCAGCGTGAATGGGTGGAACATTACAGAGTTGAGGACAGGCGCAGAATCATTGAGGCTATCCGGATGACAGCAAAAAGTCATGCAAAAACTCTGGCAAAATTGGTTTGGGAAGAAACCGGAATGGGGCGTTTTGAGGATAAGATTCAAAAGCATATGGCAGTGATAGAGAAAACGCCAGGTGTGGAATGTCTCACTACAGATGCCATTTCCGGTGACGAAGGACTGATGATAGAGGAATATGCTCCTTTTGGGGTGATCGGAGCTATTACACCCTCCACCAATCCAACAGAGACTATCATCAATAATACCATCAGCATGATAGCCGGAGGAAATGCCGTTGTGTTTAATGTTCATCCAGGTGCAAAAAAGTGCTGTGCTCACTGTTTAAAGCTTCTTCATCAGGCCATTGTGGAAAATGGAGGTCCGGCAAATCTGATCACCATGCAGAAAGAGCCAACGATGGAGGCAGTGACCAAAATGACGTCTGATCCCAGGATCCGGCTCATGGTGGGGACTGGGGGCATGCCCATGGTAAATGCATTGCTGCGTTCCGGAAAGAAGACCATCGGAGCCGGTGCAGGTAACCCCCCGGTTATTGTGGACGATTCAGCGGATGTCAGTCTTGCGGCAAGAGAGATTTACCGGGGAGCTTCCTTTGATAATAATATCCTGTGCCTGGCAGAGAAGGAAGTCTTTGTTATGGAGAAGGCCGCAGACGAGCTGGTAAACAATCTGGTAAAAGAAGGTGCGTACTTACTGAATCCCATGGAGCTGAATGAAATTCTTAAGTTTGCCATGATTGAAAAGAACGGCAGCTGCGAAGTGAATAAAAAATGGGTAGGAAAGGATGCGGGATTATTTTTAGAGGCCATAGGGGTTTCCGGCCATAAGGATGTCCGCCTTCTGATCTGCGAGACAGACAGAAACCATCCATTTGTCATGGTAGAGCAGCTGATGCCCATACTTCCCATTGTCCGCTTAAGGACCTTTGAAGAATGTGTGGAAAGTGCAGTAGCAGCAGAATCAGGCAACCGGCATACGGCTTCCATGTTTTCCAGAAATGTTGAAAACATGACCAGATTCGGAAAAGTCATTGAAACAACTATATTTACGAAGAATGGTTCGACCTTAAAAGGGGTAGGGATCGGCGGAGAGGGCCATACGACCATGACCATTGCAGGCCCTACCGGAGAAGGACTTACCTGTGCTAGAAGCTTTACAAGAAGACGCAGATGTATGCTGGCAGAAGGAGGCTTGCGGATCATCTAGAGAGGGGAAGGTACATATGGCCATCGGCTTTTTGGAATGTGCGGGATACGGAGCTGTTCTCTATGCCATGGATAAGGCCTGTAAGGCGGCGAATGTGAGAATCATCGGGATCGACACCATTAATCCCAAGGATGCGACTGCATTTATTCCCCTTACGGCCCAGGTGAAGTTTGAAGGCGGAATAGACGATGTGAAAGAAGCCTGTGAAGTGGCAAAAAGGGCGGCTCTTAAGATCAACAGACCGGAAGAGGTCCTGGTAGAGATGATCGAAAAACCATATGAGGGAACAAGGGCATTGTCTCATATAACAAAAGTAGACCTAGCGGAAAAAAATATTGATAATTTCAGGAGGTAGCAAAAATGGCATCCACATCAATTGGGTTAATTGAAACAAGAGGTTTGACTGCATCCATCGAAGCGGCCGATGCAATGTTAAAGGCAGCGGACGTTGAGCTTGTGGGAACGGAAAAAATCGGATCCGGTCTTGTAACTGTTATTGTGACCGGTGAAGTAGGTGCGGTAAAAGCGGCTACTGAAGCAGGCAGTGAAGCGGCTTCCAGAGTCGGTGAGCTGGTGGCGGTCCATGTGATTCCGAGGCCGCATCAGGACATTGCAAAGATTTTACCAAATATCAAAGGTTAAAAGATAAGCATCGATAGGGGCAAATAATAACAGGCATCAGAAAAAGGTGGGCGTCATGAAAACGAACCGAAACGCCATAGGGGTTTTAGAGATTAATTATTACGCAAATACCGTTGTGGTAGTGGACCAGGCGTTAAAGGCGGCGGAAGTGGAAATCGTAAGCTGCCATAAGAAGCTGGGAGGCAGGATGTGCCACACCGTAATAGCGGGTGAGACCTCGGCGGTCCGGGCAGCTGTGGAAGCAGCCAGAGAGGCCGGGAGCATGGTGGGAGACGAGAACATAAAAGTTTCCGTATCCATCGAAAACCCTCACCCGGAGGTATTGAAGCTTTTAAACATGATAGACAGACATGAGAGCGAAAAGGATTCTGCAAAAGCAGAGGAAAATGAACCCGTGATTAAGGAGGAAAATTAAATGGCAGAGGCAGTAGTAAAAAAAGGAATGTTGGCTTTGGGAATGATTGAAACAAGAGGACTTACCGCATCCATCGAGGCGGCAGACGCTATGTTAAAGGCAGCGGATGTTGAAATGGTGGGAACCGAGAAGATCGGCTCCGGACTGGTTTCCGTTATGGTTCAGGGAGATGTAGGAGCTGTAAAGGCGGCTGTGGAAGCAGGAGAGGAAGCAGCCTCCAGAGTGGGAGAGGTGGTAGCAGTTCATGTAATTCCAAGACCCCATAATTCCATCGGGCAAATCCTTCCATTTATTAAATAGAAAGAACAGGAAATTGTCTAGGTTGGAGGCTTTCAATGGAAAACAGGGAAGAACTGATTCAAAAGGTAACCTCACTGGTCGTGGAAAACTGGACGAGGCTGAGCACACAGCCTTATCAGGTTCCTGTAGGAATCTCAGCAAGGCATGTTCACCTGTCCAAGGAACATGTGGAAATGCTTTTTGGAACCGGTTACCGGCTGACTCCTATTAAGGCTTTAAGCCAGCCGGGGCAGTTTGCCTGTGAAGAGCAGGTAGCTGTCTGCGGCCGTTTGGGAACACTTCCCAGGGTAAGGATCCTTGGACCGGAAAGAAAACAAAGTCAGGTGGAAATGGCCTTCAGTGACTGCAGGGGGCTGGGAATACAGCCCCAGGTGAGGTCGTCAGGAGATTTAAAGGGAACGCCGGGAATCCTGCTGAAGGGACCAAAGGGAGAAGTACTGCTGACAGAGGGTGTCATTATAGCAGACCGCCATATTCATATGACGCCGGAAGATTCCCTTTGGTTTGGGGTATCGGATCAGGACCGGGTAAGCGTTGCGGTCAATGGACCAAAGGGCGGCGTGCTGGACCAGGTACTGATACGTGTCACCCAGGAGAGCAGGCTGGATTTTCATTTGGACACGGATGACGCAAATGCATTCCAGCTAAAACAAGGACAGTGGGTAACCATCAGAAAGGAAGTGGCCCGATGATATTAGGTACAATTATGGGAACTGTGGTTTCCACGAGAAAATGCAGAAATCTGGTTGGGTTTAAGCTCCTTTTGGTCGAACCCTATTATGGGGATAAGAAGGATATTTTTGTGGCCGCCGATACCATAGGTGCAGGAATCGGGGAACTGGTACTGGTAACCACGGATAATACCACCCAATATGCACTGGACCGTTCGGCGCCTGTGGATGCCTACATTGTAGGCATTGTTGACGCGCCGCCTCAGCCGGGAAGGTAAAAAGGAGAGGGAAAGTTTATGGAACGGGAAACTCTTAAGGTTTTGGCAGTGGCAGACCCGGCTGTGGAGGGTTATCTGGATGAAGAGCTGGGTATTTTAGAGGGATATGGAGGAAATGTGGATTTCCATATCGTGCCCTGGGCAGATTACTACCCCATGATGATGAGAGCATTTGCCGGGGAAGAGGATTACGACATTGTTATGGTTGCAGGCCATTTATGGCTTCGTGACTTTGTTGAACAGGGATTCCTTTCAGAGCTTGAGCTTGAGGAAGAAGATATTCTTCCGGTCATTGCAGAGGAAATGAGGTATAAGGGCAAGGCGTATTTATCCCCCTCCTTCTGTGACGGCCATATGATTGTTTACCGCAGGAGCCAGCTTTGTCAGGCATTGGGAAGGGAGCTTGAAAGCGTTATCACTCCCCGGGAATACATAGAGGCAGCAAAGGCATGCAAAACTGCTTTAGGAAAGCAGGCCGTGGCCATGAAGGCTGACCGGTCAGAAATCTTTACCGATGCGCTTCCCTTCCTGCGTATGTATGGAGGAGATGCTTATGATCCTCACGGAACAGCATCCTGTGGAAAGGAAGAAGCTGTAAAGGGACTAAAATCCTACATGGAACTGAAAGCTTATGCAGTGGATGGCACGGAATTCTTCGGAAACGGGGAAATTGCGGCAGCGATCCGGGAAAAGGGAGCGGCCATGGCGGTTACTTGGAGCGGCCAGATGGGTGAGGTTTTCAAGGAAGGCTGCCTGGAACGGCCGGATCTGGGATTTTCCACCTTTTCTACTGCCTGGAATGTAACCTGGTCTTTTGGGATCTGTAAAAGCTCCGGAAAAAAGGAAGAGGCTGAAGCATTTCTTAAGTACTTAAGGTCCCCTTTGGTGGATCAAAAGGTGGGAAGAAAAAGCGGTGCTCCCATTCGGAGCGGCAGCTATATGGAAGGGGCCGGGGACTGCCCCTGGTTTCCGGTACAGCAAAAGATGATAGAGCTTGCAAGGCCTCTTCCTCATTTGTCAAAGGCAGGGGAGAAAAACGGTGTTCTATATGAGAAAATCTTCGAGGCCTTTTCCGGAAAAAAGACGGCTGAGGAAGCCATGCGGGAAGCAGGACAAGAGATTGACTGTGTAAAATGATCAGGGAGAAAACATGAAAATTATTATAATTGGAGGAGTGGCGGCAGGAATGAGTGCCGCTTCCAAGATCCGCAGGATGGACCCGAATATGGAAGTGACGGTCTATGAAAAGGGAGGTTTTCTTTCTTATGGAGCGTGCGGCCTTCCCTACTATGTGGGAGATTATAACGATGATTACCGTAAAATGATCGCCCGCTCCCGGGAGACCTTTACCAAAATGGGAATAAAGACCTTTCTCCGTCATCAGGTATTGTCTGTTGATGCAGATAGGAAAGAGGTCCTTGTAAGGAATCTTGAAAATGGTCAGGAATGGAAAGACAGGTATGACAAACTGATGATAGCCACTGGGGCATCGTCTGTAGTTCCGCCCTTTCCCGGCCGGGAGCTTTTAGGTGTCCATGTGCTGAAATCCATGGAAGACGGTATTTTTTTAAAGGAATATGCAAAAATGCCGGAGATCCAAAATGTTGTCATCGTTGGAGGAGGATACATTGGAGTCGAATGTGCGGAAGCGTTTTTAAGCCTTGGAAAAAAGGTCCGTATCCTGGAAGCG is a window of [Clostridium] saccharolyticum WM1 DNA encoding:
- the mtnA gene encoding S-methyl-5-thioribose-1-phosphate isomerase, yielding MSEETKKSIMDYDTVALDEENNALVIIDQTQLPYHTEILSLTKQKDIWNAIYLLQVRGAPAIGVAAAIGIYLAAREIQADGFDEFYTKFQKAKDYLDSARPTAVNLSWALKRMEQVVLKNKDKTVSEIVELLHKEAIEIREEDIWVCRMIGEYGLSLVKPGDGLLTHCNAGQLATVKYGTATAPMYLGHEKGYGFRIFSDETRPLLQGARLTSFELKESGLDVTVICDNMSATVMRNGWVDAVFVGCDRVAANGDTANKIGTSMVALAAKRYGVPMYICAPTSTIDMSTPTGKEIHIEERPAEEVVEMWYKKRMAPEGVKVFNPAFDVTDNDLIAGIVTEYGIAKAPYTESLKEIFRKKEEALKAKEM
- a CDS encoding DeoR/GlpR family DNA-binding transcription regulator, coding for MLAVTRKAKIKDIILEKKSVTVTELSKIFSVTEETIRRDLKQLEDDGFLTRTYGGAFIQDGVENNVDLTIRETAYMESKQSIAKKCLSIIHNGDSIFLDASTTALQLAKTLQGMRLTVVTNSLLIINELYDKEDIRLISIGGSYTPRDKAFVGNTALKNLESFYLDKTFMSCRSVSMEHGITDSNEAIAAIRQILMTRSNHVYLIADHSKFDKTSFIRISGFETITGLVTDKRMDEQWREYLSKNDVELYEATEA
- a CDS encoding class II aldolase/adducin family protein, encoding MMTVQGKKYMSDFEAKKAILDIGRRMYDKGFVASNDGNISCKVGPNTIWTTPTGVSKGFMTQDMLVKMDLNGKVLMGRWKPSSEVKMHLRVYKENPDVQAVTHAHPLVATSFAIAGISLDAAVLTEAVLGLGSIPVAKYATPGTDEVPDSIAPFVNTHNGVLLANHGALTWGKDIYQAFYRLESIEYYATILMYTGNIIGRQNLLSCDQVNKLLDIRHKLGITAGGIPPCAIEETNMRDVVSAADARPAETAAPVLKGVTSIVRPGENLAPTGCGCTGVTRQVLPAEEVKPVQAEALGKAKEEIIAEVVRRVTEQLN
- a CDS encoding aldehyde dehydrogenase family protein, with amino-acid sequence MEIGAKEIELIVREVLAGIESRGPKLSYIPAQSDNGVFERVEDAIGAAHTAQREWVEHYRVEDRRRIIEAIRMTAKSHAKTLAKLVWEETGMGRFEDKIQKHMAVIEKTPGVECLTTDAISGDEGLMIEEYAPFGVIGAITPSTNPTETIINNTISMIAGGNAVVFNVHPGAKKCCAHCLKLLHQAIVENGGPANLITMQKEPTMEAVTKMTSDPRIRLMVGTGGMPMVNALLRSGKKTIGAGAGNPPVIVDDSADVSLAAREIYRGASFDNNILCLAEKEVFVMEKAADELVNNLVKEGAYLLNPMELNEILKFAMIEKNGSCEVNKKWVGKDAGLFLEAIGVSGHKDVRLLICETDRNHPFVMVEQLMPILPIVRLRTFEECVESAVAAESGNRHTASMFSRNVENMTRFGKVIETTIFTKNGSTLKGVGIGGEGHTTMTIAGPTGEGLTCARSFTRRRRCMLAEGGLRII
- a CDS encoding BMC domain-containing protein; translation: MAIGFLECAGYGAVLYAMDKACKAANVRIIGIDTINPKDATAFIPLTAQVKFEGGIDDVKEACEVAKRAALKINRPEEVLVEMIEKPYEGTRALSHITKVDLAEKNIDNFRR
- a CDS encoding BMC domain-containing protein, yielding MASTSIGLIETRGLTASIEAADAMLKAADVELVGTEKIGSGLVTVIVTGEVGAVKAATEAGSEAASRVGELVAVHVIPRPHQDIAKILPNIKG
- a CDS encoding BMC domain-containing protein; translated protein: MKTNRNAIGVLEINYYANTVVVVDQALKAAEVEIVSCHKKLGGRMCHTVIAGETSAVRAAVEAAREAGSMVGDENIKVSVSIENPHPEVLKLLNMIDRHESEKDSAKAEENEPVIKEEN
- a CDS encoding BMC domain-containing protein, encoding MAEAVVKKGMLALGMIETRGLTASIEAADAMLKAADVEMVGTEKIGSGLVSVMVQGDVGAVKAAVEAGEEAASRVGEVVAVHVIPRPHNSIGQILPFIK
- a CDS encoding phosphate propanoyltransferase, which produces MENREELIQKVTSLVVENWTRLSTQPYQVPVGISARHVHLSKEHVEMLFGTGYRLTPIKALSQPGQFACEEQVAVCGRLGTLPRVRILGPERKQSQVEMAFSDCRGLGIQPQVRSSGDLKGTPGILLKGPKGEVLLTEGVIIADRHIHMTPEDSLWFGVSDQDRVSVAVNGPKGGVLDQVLIRVTQESRLDFHLDTDDANAFQLKQGQWVTIRKEVAR
- a CDS encoding EutN/CcmL family microcompartment protein, with product MILGTIMGTVVSTRKCRNLVGFKLLLVEPYYGDKKDIFVAADTIGAGIGELVLVTTDNTTQYALDRSAPVDAYIVGIVDAPPQPGR
- a CDS encoding ABC transporter substrate-binding protein; protein product: MERETLKVLAVADPAVEGYLDEELGILEGYGGNVDFHIVPWADYYPMMMRAFAGEEDYDIVMVAGHLWLRDFVEQGFLSELELEEEDILPVIAEEMRYKGKAYLSPSFCDGHMIVYRRSQLCQALGRELESVITPREYIEAAKACKTALGKQAVAMKADRSEIFTDALPFLRMYGGDAYDPHGTASCGKEEAVKGLKSYMELKAYAVDGTEFFGNGEIAAAIREKGAAMAVTWSGQMGEVFKEGCLERPDLGFSTFSTAWNVTWSFGICKSSGKKEEAEAFLKYLRSPLVDQKVGRKSGAPIRSGSYMEGAGDCPWFPVQQKMIELARPLPHLSKAGEKNGVLYEKIFEAFSGKKTAEEAMREAGQEIDCVK